The Salvelinus namaycush isolate Seneca chromosome 38, SaNama_1.0, whole genome shotgun sequence genome includes a window with the following:
- the LOC120031821 gene encoding coiled-coil domain-containing protein 136-like codes for MLEEDDLEELRSQVLQLVLELEEARDVSQRHEESFMELQGLLEDERLASAHQAESFTRQIQRLQAQLHSVQEEMDSLEEEKESELGEVQEELRSAQEEVLVLQQAGEEAAAERENDIASLQEELCRLRAELQRLRTTAQEYELEITTLRAEISMKSMRREGETDGEVSQLTAECHTISDVCQTLKDENKQLSLKLQQLQRAGSNDVYLALRGEGEEDQKDGQDEESVKAGGYMTLSQTQGGQTQGGQTQTGQGGRLVDASIQKNISFDGKPITNWNGGPSEVFSLRDQLKLAEERASQVQGQCEGLKGELAELQGLFDCSQKERVELEQELHHYRAELERLGGKKSQNCTPPSEPPVLSIPFIGMIVIMALIWCWWEELAS; via the exons atgTTAGAGGAGGATGACTTGGAGGAGTTGAGGTCCCAGGTGCTGCAGCTGGTGTTGGAGCTGGAGGAGGCCAGGGATGTGTCTCAACGACATGAAGAGAGCTTCATGGAGCTACAGG gtcTGTTGGAAGATGAGCGTCTGGCCAGTGCTCACCAGGCAGAGAGCTTTACCAGACAGATCCAGAGACTGCAAG cTCAGCTGCATTCAGTCCAGGAGGAGATGGACTCTctggaggaggaaaaggagagtGAGCTGGGGGAGGTGCAGGAGGAGCTGAGGTCTGCCCAGGAGGAGGTGCTGGTGCTGCAGCAGGCGGGGGAGGAGGCAGCAGCGGAGAGGGAGAACGACATCGCCTCCCTGCAGGAGGAGCTGTGTCGTCTGAGGGCCGAGCTGCAGCGTCTCCGCACCACGGCCCAAGAGTACGAGCTGGAGATCACCACCCTGCGGGCCGAAATCAGTATGAAGAgcatgaggagggagggagagactgacG GTGAGGTAAGCCAGCTGACGGCGGAGTGTCATACGATTTCAGACGTGTGTCAGACCCTGAAGGACGAAAACAAACAGCTGAGCCTCAAACTGCAGCAGCTACAGCGAGCCGG CTCCAATGATGTCTACCTGGCcttgagaggggagggggaggaggaccaGAAGGATGGGCAGGATGAGGAATCAGTGAAGGCTGGAGGCTACATGACCCTGTCTCAGACCCAGGGTGGGCAGACCCAGGGTGGGCAGACCCAGACTGGGCAAGGTGGGCGCTTGGTGGATGCCTCCATCCAGAAGAACATCTCGTTCGATGGCAAGCCCATCACCAACTGGAACGGGGGACCCTCTGAAGTCTTCTCCCTACGAGACCAGCTCAAACTGGCTGAGGAGAGGGCCTCGCAAGTACAGGGACAA tgTGAGGGTTTGAAGGGGGAGCTTGCGGAACTGCAGGGGCTGTTTGACTGCAGCCAGAAGGAGAGGGTTGAGCTGGAGCAGGAACTACATCACTATAGGGCGGAGCTAGAGAGGCTGGGCGGCAAGAAGTCACAG AACTGCACTCCTCCGTCTGAGCCCCCTGTTCTCTCCATCCCCTTCATAGGAATGATTGTAATAATGGCCCTGATATggtgctggtgggaggagctggcGTCCTAG